The genomic interval ACATCAGCCTGGAGTAACTCAAGTCTTGATGCAGAACCGAGTTCATATTTCGTTTCAACAAGTTTTTTATTCTCCAGTGCACGCTCCAGTGCCTTCTGGGATGAATTCAGTAATTCATTTGCAGTGATAAGATTGTAATATGATTTCTTTATATTTAAGATAAGATTTGCAATATCCTGATTATGCTGTATTGAAGTGCCTTTTTCCTGTCCTTTGGCAACAACTATTGAACTTATCACATCAAGGTCAAATACGGGCATTGAAAGAGTGATTGAGCCTGTGTAACGCTCGGTAGTCATACTCTGATATTCACTCTTTGTCCAGGACCCGGTTGTTGAATTTGTAGGCAGGAGATAAGAGAGTGCCTTGAAAAATTGAACCCTGGACTTTGCCAGATTTTCTCTTGACTCAAGGTAAGTCGGACTTTGTCTCAATGCAATATCAATGGTTTCATTAAGGGATAATGTATCAATTTGTGACATTAAAGAAATTATTATCCACATATACTTTTATATTATACACACATCCAGCACAAAATCAAGTATCAGATTAAACATATGTGTCAATTATTACAGTAATGGTGTTTGTGATGTGATATCCCTTTTAAAAAGTTTCAAAAATGTGTCATTCTATCAGGCAAACTTTTTTAGTAGTAAAAAAATGAAAAAACAAAAATAACTTACCAGATACCGGTTCTTAAAAATTCGTCCATTGACCGTGCAGCAATGCGGGCATCACCCATTGCAAGAATTACGGTTGCCCCACCCCTCACCACATCACCACCTGCCCAGCAGCGGGGCTTTGATGTCTTCATCGTTGCCTTATCAACCTCAATATTCCCCCATTTCCCTGCCTTCAAATCTGGGGTAGTTTGTGGAATCAAAGGATTGGGTCCTTGACCAATGGCACATATCACAGTATCAACTGCGGAGATATAATTGGAACCTTCTATTGGCACGGGTTTTCTTCTTCCTGATGCATCGGGTTCACCAAGCTGCATTTTTATACACTCCATTTCTTTTACCCAGCCATTCTCATCACCAATATATTTTATTGGCAGCGTAAGCCAGTCAAATATAACACCTTCTTCTTCAGCGTGATGTATCTCTTCTGCCCGTGCTGGCATCTCCTGTTTACTTCTGCGATAAACAATATGTACTTCATCTGCACCGAGCCTTAATGCAGTCCTTGCACAATCCATTGCGACATTTCCACCACCAACAACTGCGACCCTCTTTCCTCTAACAATCGGTGTATCATATTCAGGGAATAGATATGCCTTCATTAAATTGGAACGGGTTAAATATTCATTTGCTGAATATACCCCATTCAAATTTTCTCCCGGAATATTCATAAACCAAGGCAATCCAGCGCCCGTACCGATATATACTGCATCAAATTCCTTTAGCAACTGGTCTATTGTTGCAGTCTTACCAACAATAAAATTCAGAACAAGTTTTACTCCACACCTGATTAAATAATCTACTTCACGATAGACAATCGCCTTGGGCAGACGAAATTCGGGAATACCATAGACAAGCACTCCACCAGGTTTATGTAATGCCTCAAATATTGTGACTGAATGCCCAAACCTGTTCAAATCGCCTGCCACGGTCAAACCGCCGGGACCCGAACCGATCACCGCCACTTTCTTTCCCGTTGGTGGGGGTAATTCTGGAATAGGTGCCTCACCCTGTGCAGCCTCGTAATCAGCCGCAAACCTCTCAAGCCTTCCAATCGCCACGGGTTCAAATTTTTTCGCAAGGGTACAAACCTGCTCACATTGTGTCTCCTGGGGACAGACCCTACCACATACTGCAGGCAGAACATTCTTTTCTTTTAGTTTTTTAATCGCTGCCTTAAAATCTCCTTCGGCAATAAACTTTATGAATCCCGGTATATCAATCTCTACTGGACAGCCTGAAATACAGGGTGCCTTTTTACACTGCAAACATCTTTTGGCTTCGGCAATTGCCTCTTCGGGGCTATATCCGTAAGGAACTTCATTGAAATTTTTTATCCGCTCTTTAGGCGGCTGCTCCCTCATTGGGGTTTTTTTAGGAACTATCTTTTCAGGCATAGTGCATCCTTCGGATTTGAGATTTGAGATTCAAATTTAGATATTTAGGCATTTTGGTATTTAGGTATTTTATTGCTTTATCCATATTTCTCACACTCATAAAAACTTAAAGACCTTCTTTCTTCAGTTATATATATGTGCCGGCGGGTAAGAAGATTCTGCCAGTCAACAGTGTGGCCATCAAATTCCGGACCATCAACACAGGCAAACTTTGTCTCGCCATTTATTATCACACGACAGACCCCACACATTCCTGTTGCATCAATCATAATTGGATTTAATCCCACAATCGTCTTTATCCCGAAAGGTTTGGTA from candidate division WOR-3 bacterium carries:
- a CDS encoding TolC family protein — protein: MWIIISLMSQIDTLSLNETIDIALRQSPTYLESRENLAKSRVQFFKALSYLLPTNSTTGSWTKSEYQSMTTERYTGSITLSMPVFDLDVISSIVVAKGQEKGTSIQHNQDIANLILNIKKSYYNLITANELLNSSQKALERALENKKLVETKYELGSASRLELLQADV
- the gltA gene encoding NADPH-dependent glutamate synthase, with protein sequence MPEKIVPKKTPMREQPPKERIKNFNEVPYGYSPEEAIAEAKRCLQCKKAPCISGCPVEIDIPGFIKFIAEGDFKAAIKKLKEKNVLPAVCGRVCPQETQCEQVCTLAKKFEPVAIGRLERFAADYEAAQGEAPIPELPPPTGKKVAVIGSGPGGLTVAGDLNRFGHSVTIFEALHKPGGVLVYGIPEFRLPKAIVYREVDYLIRCGVKLVLNFIVGKTATIDQLLKEFDAVYIGTGAGLPWFMNIPGENLNGVYSANEYLTRSNLMKAYLFPEYDTPIVRGKRVAVVGGGNVAMDCARTALRLGADEVHIVYRRSKQEMPARAEEIHHAEEEGVIFDWLTLPIKYIGDENGWVKEMECIKMQLGEPDASGRRKPVPIEGSNYISAVDTVICAIGQGPNPLIPQTTPDLKAGKWGNIEVDKATMKTSKPRCWAGGDVVRGGATVILAMGDARIAARSMDEFLRTGIW